The following coding sequences are from one Bacteroidota bacterium window:
- a CDS encoding RNA polymerase sigma factor yields the protein MSSRNEPIVHSEEESALIDAFIRGGEREALAGFKFVYSRYRQRVMSYCVYYMHSQTLAEDAFQEVFSRVYSRRAQLREAKALKSWLLLITRSVCLNSLRQSKFTPEFVSTSTFADGENAPMTLDSPGDPAETLQADDMLKTMLARIAPIYREAFLMREFEGYDYDQIAELTGTTEMNVKVRITRAKKQLRQLLAPYYGSQASRGSVRRRSPRRSDAEPANDELVSEAQDEQVSEVQDYDLPNLGLSN from the coding sequence ATGTCGTCGCGTAACGAACCGATCGTCCATTCGGAAGAGGAATCCGCGCTTATTGACGCCTTCATTCGAGGCGGTGAGCGCGAAGCCCTTGCGGGATTCAAGTTTGTCTATTCCCGGTATCGCCAACGCGTGATGAGCTACTGCGTCTATTATATGCACTCGCAGACGCTCGCCGAAGATGCGTTTCAGGAAGTCTTTAGTCGCGTGTATTCGCGGCGCGCCCAACTTCGCGAGGCCAAAGCCCTTAAGAGTTGGCTGCTGCTGATTACACGTTCGGTTTGCCTGAATTCGCTTCGTCAATCGAAATTCACGCCGGAGTTTGTATCGACGAGCACATTTGCCGATGGCGAGAATGCGCCGATGACTCTGGACTCGCCGGGCGATCCCGCCGAGACGCTCCAGGCTGACGATATGCTTAAGACGATGCTCGCGCGCATTGCGCCGATTTACCGCGAAGCATTCCTCATGCGAGAATTCGAGGGATACGATTACGATCAGATCGCCGAGTTGACTGGCACGACGGAAATGAATGTCAAGGTGCGAATCACGCGTGCCAAAAAGCAACTCCGCCAGTTGCTCGCGCCGTATTATGGATCGCAGGCAAGCCGAGGCAGCGTGCGGCGAAGAAGTCCGAGACGCTCGGACGCAGAGCCGGCGAATGATGAACTGGTATCAGAAGCTCAGGACGAACAGGTGTCAGAAGTCCAAGATTATGACTTACCGAACTTAGGACTTAGCAATTAG
- a CDS encoding DsrE family protein codes for MKILIVINHAPYGSEKAYNALRLANQFGKDHPEVEVRIFLMADAAACAIANQTTPNGYYNIERMLKLALSKNASVKICGSCAEARGISKAPLIEGSEISTMAELTKWVVDSDKVLSF; via the coding sequence ATGAAGATTTTGATCGTTATCAATCATGCGCCGTATGGATCCGAGAAAGCATACAATGCGCTACGGCTCGCGAATCAATTCGGGAAAGACCATCCCGAAGTCGAGGTAAGAATCTTTCTGATGGCCGATGCTGCCGCCTGCGCGATCGCTAACCAAACGACTCCGAATGGGTACTATAATATCGAGCGGATGCTGAAGCTCGCATTATCCAAGAATGCTTCGGTGAAGATTTGTGGCAGTTGTGCCGAAGCGCGCGGGATCAGCAAAGCTCCTTTGATCGAAGGTTCAGAAATCAGCACGATGGCCGAACTGACAAAATGGGTCGTCGATAGCGATAAGGTGCTTTCGTTTTAA
- a CDS encoding heavy metal-associated domain-containing protein has protein sequence MLNRTISKKLWQSGAIVLALTMVSFILSAPVARASFTLPLVSKPDTSRIITDTVHVLDMVCGQCESHIKSNLKKVAGVKTVTAYHSTGLVIVKHHASLSEAAIEQGIAKSGYSTKNYPADKAAHEALDECCRKELQ, from the coding sequence ATGTTGAATCGAACAATCTCGAAGAAGCTGTGGCAATCAGGAGCTATTGTACTTGCTCTAACCATGGTCAGCTTTATTCTCAGCGCGCCGGTCGCGCGTGCATCTTTTACACTACCATTGGTATCGAAACCGGACACGAGCCGGATCATCACTGACACGGTTCACGTGCTCGATATGGTCTGCGGCCAATGCGAGTCCCACATCAAGTCCAATCTTAAGAAAGTCGCTGGCGTCAAGACCGTCACGGCCTATCATAGTACTGGACTTGTCATTGTCAAGCACCACGCATCACTCTCCGAGGCCGCCATCGAGCAGGGCATTGCGAAGAGTGGATATAGCACGAAGAACTACCCCGCCGATAAAGCCGCCCATGAGGCGTTGGACGAGTGCTGCCGAAAGGAATTGCAGTAA